A single Phragmites australis chromosome 4, lpPhrAust1.1, whole genome shotgun sequence DNA region contains:
- the LOC133916235 gene encoding probable NADH dehydrogenase [ubiquinone] 1 alpha subcomplex subunit 5, mitochondrial codes for MFLRRILTGGGGLATLRAARTVKETTGIVGLDVVPNAREVLIGLYTRTLKEIETVPKDEGYRKAVESFTKHRLQICREEEDWKRIEDRIGCGQVEELIEEAQDELKLIDKMVEWDPWGVPDDYECEVIEDDTQIPKHVPQHRPAALPEEFFKTLDAVKSDPALQGDAPPQVKA; via the exons ATGTTCCTGCGGCGGATCCTGACCGGCGGTGGCGGGCTAGCGACGCTGCGTGCGGCGCGCACCGTGAAGGAGACGACGGGGATCGTGGGCCTCGACGTGGTGCCCAACGCGCGGGAGGTGCTCATCGGGCTCTACACGCGCACGCTCAAGGAGATCGAGACCGTCCCCAAGGACGAGGGCTACCGCAAGGCCGTCGAGTCCTTCACCAAGCACCGCCTCCAGATCtgccgggaggaggaggactggAAGCGCATCGAGGACCGAATCGGATGCGGGCAGGTCGAGGAGCTCATCGAGGAAGCACAGGACGAGCTCAAGCTCATCGACAAGATGGTTG AATGGGATCCATGGGGTGTTCCTGATGACTATGAATGCGAGGTGATTGAAGATGATACCCAGATCCCTAAACACGTCCCGCAGCACCGTCCTGCTGCGCTTCCAGAGGAGTTCTTCAAGACACTAGATGCTGTCAAATCTGATCCTGCGCTGCAGGGCGATGCTCCTCCTCAAGTGAAAGCATAA